One region of Oryza glaberrima chromosome 7, OglaRS2, whole genome shotgun sequence genomic DNA includes:
- the LOC127779986 gene encoding transcription factor JUNGBRUNNEN 1-like translates to MVPSAEMKRGCEDELGAGDVILRGVEEVEEEEDDDLVLPGFRFHPTDEELVTFYLRRKIAGKRLSIEIIKEMDIYKHDPSDFLKTSTVGSEKEWYFFCLRGRKYRNSIRPNRVTGSGFWKATGIDRPICSAAAAAAGGDCIGLKKSLVYYRGSAGKGTKTDWMMHEFRLPPPPSSADDLAAGRSSPPPSLQEAEVWTICRIFQRNITHKKQPQPQLAVAAAAVPAPVPDATSSITGSLESDSAGDDVVEYMNTLQPPPASNVNGGYSNQHYFQEQWNSSSNDNTTVFHQHAAPPPEPSPATAMAGFGHDQSVLSSPAPSDFYYKDGCNDDIYRMVMELADPSLFYDHIYA, encoded by the exons ATGGTGCCATCTGCAGAGATGAAGAGGGGTTGTGAAGATGAACTTGGAGCTGGTGATGTGATTCTACGAGGGGTGGAGGAggtagaagaggaagaagatgatgaccTGGTTCTCCCCGGATTCCGGTTCCATCCTACCGACGAGGAGCTAGTGACGTTCTACCTTCGCCGGAAGATCGCCGGGAAGCGGCTGAGCATCGAGATCATCAAGGAGATGGACATCTACAAGCATGATCCCTCCGACTTCCTCA AGACGAGCACGGTGGGTAGCGAGAAGGAATGGTACTTCTTCTGCCTTCGAGGGAGGAAGTACAGGAACAGCATCCGACCCAACCGGGTCACCGGCTCCGGCTTCTGGAAGGCCACCGGAATCGACCGCCCgatctgctccgccgccgccgccgccgccggcggcgactgcATCGGCCTCAAGAAGTCCCTCGTCTACTACCGCGGCAGCGCCGGCAAGGGCACTAAGACCGACTGGATGATGCACGAGttccgcctccctccgccgccctcctccgccgacgacctcgccgccggccgctcctcccctcctccgagCCTCCAAGAAGCG GAAGTTTGGACCATCTGCCGAATCTTCCAGAGGAACATCACCCACAAgaagcagccgcagccgcagctcgccgtcgccgccgccgcggtgccggcgccggtgccggacGCGACGAGCTCGATCACCGGCAGCCTCGAGTCCGacagcgccggcgacgacgtcgtcgagTACATGAAcaccctccagccgccgccggcgagcaacGTGAACGGTGGCTACAGCAACCAGCACTACTTCCAGGAGCAATGGAACAGTAGCAGCAATGATAATACCACAGTGTTTCATCAGcatgcggcgccgccgccggagccttcgccggcgacggcgatggccggaTTCGGCCATGATCAGAGCGTTctcagctcgccggcgccgagcgATTTCTACTACAAGGATGGATGCAACGATGACATTTACAGGATGGTGATGGAGCTCGCCGATCCGAGCTTGTTCTATGATCATATATATGCTTaa